A window of the Streptomyces sp. NBC_00250 genome harbors these coding sequences:
- a CDS encoding carbon-nitrogen hydrolase family protein: MPALRTALLQSSGELGDVAANLKILDEAAARAAAAGAGVLLAPELFLTGYAIGADMARLAEPADGPSFRAVAAIAVRHGLAVGYGYPERDTERHGVLYNSAQLIGADGVPLARYRKTHLFGDFELKWFTPGDRAVVQAEVDGVTVGLMICYDVEFPENVRAHALTGTDLLLVPTALMHPAEIVPLSVVPVRAFENQLYIAYANRTGPEGGFEFVGLSTLAGPDGTARARAGRGEDLVIGDVDPDFLAASRAENPYLRDRRPGLYGPLV; encoded by the coding sequence ATGCCCGCGCTGCGCACCGCCCTGCTCCAGAGCTCCGGTGAACTCGGTGACGTGGCCGCCAATCTCAAGATCCTCGACGAGGCCGCCGCCCGCGCCGCGGCCGCCGGAGCGGGCGTGCTGCTCGCCCCCGAGCTGTTCCTCACCGGCTACGCCATCGGCGCCGACATGGCGCGCCTGGCCGAGCCGGCCGACGGCCCCTCCTTCCGCGCCGTCGCGGCGATCGCCGTGCGCCACGGCCTGGCCGTCGGCTACGGCTACCCGGAGCGGGACACCGAGCGGCACGGGGTCCTCTACAACTCCGCGCAGCTCATCGGCGCCGACGGCGTCCCGCTCGCGCGGTACCGCAAGACCCACCTCTTCGGCGACTTCGAGCTGAAGTGGTTCACCCCCGGTGACCGGGCGGTCGTCCAGGCGGAGGTCGACGGCGTCACCGTCGGCCTGATGATCTGCTACGACGTCGAGTTCCCCGAGAACGTGCGGGCGCACGCGCTGACCGGTACGGACCTCCTCCTCGTACCGACCGCGCTCATGCACCCCGCCGAGATCGTGCCGCTGTCCGTGGTGCCGGTCCGTGCCTTCGAGAACCAGCTCTACATCGCGTACGCCAACCGGACCGGCCCCGAGGGCGGGTTCGAGTTCGTCGGCCTCTCCACCCTGGCCGGCCCCGACGGCACCGCCCGCGCCCGTGCCGGGCGCGGGGAGGACCTCGTCATCGGCGATGTCGACCCCGACTTCCTGGCGGCCTCCCGCGCGGAGAACCCCTACCTCCGCGACCGGCGCCCGGGCCTCTACGGCCCCCTCGTCTGA
- a CDS encoding flavin monoamine oxidase family protein, whose product MTSTVPTTAVPHSDGQPPITMFGPDFPYAYDDFLAHPAGLGQIPATEHGTEVAVIGGGLSGIIAAYELMKMGLKPVVYEADQIGGRLRTVGFEGTATEGLTAEMGAMRFPPSSTALQHYIDLVGLETTPFPNPLAESTPSTVVDLKGESHYATTVDDLPQVYRDVMNAWNACLDEGADFSDMNQAMRERDVPRIREIWSKLVEKLDNQTFYGFLCESESFKSFRHREIFGQVGFGTGGWDTDFPNSILEILRVVYTEADDHHRGIVGGSQQLPVRLWEREPEKILHWAQGTSLSSLHEGTPKPAVTRLNRTAGNRITVTDASGDIRTFQAAIFTAQSWMLLSKIACDDSLFPIDHWTAIERTHYMESSKLFVPVDRPFWLDKDEETGRDVMSMTLTDRMTRGTYLLDDGPDKPATICLSYTWCDDSLKWLPLSANERMEVMLKSLGEIYPKVDIRKHIIGNPVTVSWENEPYFMGAFKANLPGHYRYQRRLFTHFMQDRLPEDKRGIFLAGDDISWTAGWAEGAVQTALNAVWGVMHHFGGGTDATNPGPGDVYDEIAPVELPED is encoded by the coding sequence ATGACGTCCACGGTGCCCACGACCGCCGTCCCCCACAGCGACGGCCAGCCGCCGATCACCATGTTCGGTCCGGACTTCCCGTACGCCTACGACGACTTCCTGGCCCACCCGGCCGGGCTCGGCCAGATACCGGCGACCGAGCACGGCACCGAGGTCGCCGTCATCGGCGGCGGGCTCTCCGGCATCATCGCCGCGTACGAGCTGATGAAGATGGGCCTCAAGCCCGTCGTCTACGAGGCCGACCAGATCGGCGGCCGACTGCGTACCGTCGGCTTCGAGGGCACCGCCACCGAGGGTCTCACCGCCGAGATGGGCGCCATGCGCTTCCCGCCCTCCTCGACCGCGCTCCAGCACTACATCGACCTGGTCGGCCTGGAGACCACGCCGTTCCCGAACCCGCTGGCCGAGTCGACCCCGTCGACCGTCGTCGACCTCAAGGGCGAGTCGCACTACGCCACCACCGTCGACGACCTTCCGCAGGTCTACCGCGACGTGATGAACGCGTGGAACGCCTGTCTCGACGAGGGCGCCGACTTCTCCGACATGAACCAGGCCATGCGCGAGCGCGACGTCCCGCGCATCCGCGAGATCTGGTCGAAGCTCGTCGAGAAGCTCGACAACCAGACCTTCTACGGCTTCCTCTGCGAGTCCGAGTCCTTCAAGTCCTTCCGGCACCGCGAGATCTTCGGCCAGGTCGGCTTCGGCACCGGCGGCTGGGACACCGACTTCCCGAACTCCATCCTGGAGATCCTCCGCGTCGTCTACACCGAGGCCGACGACCACCACCGCGGCATCGTCGGCGGTTCGCAGCAGCTGCCGGTGCGGCTGTGGGAGCGCGAGCCGGAGAAGATCCTCCACTGGGCGCAGGGCACCTCGCTCAGCTCCCTGCACGAGGGCACCCCGAAGCCGGCCGTGACGCGGCTGAACCGGACCGCCGGCAACCGGATCACCGTCACCGACGCCTCCGGCGACATCCGCACCTTCCAGGCGGCGATCTTCACCGCCCAGTCCTGGATGCTGCTCTCCAAGATCGCCTGTGACGACTCGCTCTTCCCGATCGACCACTGGACGGCGATCGAGCGCACCCACTACATGGAGTCCTCGAAGCTCTTCGTGCCCGTGGACCGGCCGTTCTGGCTGGACAAGGACGAGGAGACCGGCCGTGACGTCATGTCGATGACGCTGACCGACCGGATGACCCGTGGCACGTACCTCCTGGACGACGGCCCGGACAAGCCGGCCACCATCTGCCTCTCGTACACCTGGTGCGACGACAGCCTGAAGTGGCTGCCGCTGTCCGCGAACGAGCGGATGGAGGTCATGCTGAAGTCGCTCGGCGAGATCTACCCGAAGGTCGACATCCGGAAGCACATCATCGGCAACCCGGTGACGGTCTCCTGGGAGAACGAGCCCTACTTCATGGGCGCGTTCAAGGCGAACCTGCCGGGCCACTACCGCTACCAGCGCCGCCTGTTCACCCACTTCATGCAGGACCGGCTGCCCGAGGACAAGCGGGGCATCTTCCTCGCGGGCGACGACATCTCCTGGACGGCCGGCTGGGCCGAGGGCGCGGTGCAGACGGCGCTCAACGCGGTCTGGGGTGTGATGCACCACTTCGGCGGCGGCACCGACGCCACCAACCCGGGCCCGGGCGACGTGTACGACGAGATCGCCCCGGTCGAGCTGCCGGAGGACTGA
- a CDS encoding DUF5995 family protein, with the protein MAQTHQIGQTRRTEQSGQTGRIGPSLGPFLAVDPVVDRMRALRSAWHPADGVAVFNRVYLTVTEEIGHAVESGGFADRRAAATLDVRFAERYLAAVDAVATGRPAPACWRPLFHSRRHPGVRPLQFALAGINAHIGHDLALAVVDACRILECAPADLEDEFDRVGDILVLLEERIREELMPGPDLLEVADPLTHLLGCWSLDRARDGAWFAARSLWQLRGLPELAEEFTERLDRSVGLVGRMLLTPLTRP; encoded by the coding sequence ATGGCGCAGACCCATCAGATCGGGCAGACCCGGCGGACCGAGCAGAGCGGGCAGACCGGAAGGATCGGGCCGTCGCTCGGCCCGTTCCTCGCGGTCGACCCCGTGGTGGACCGGATGCGGGCGCTGCGCTCGGCCTGGCATCCGGCCGACGGGGTCGCCGTCTTCAACCGGGTCTATCTGACCGTCACCGAGGAGATCGGCCACGCCGTCGAGTCGGGCGGCTTCGCCGACCGGCGGGCCGCAGCGACCCTCGACGTGCGGTTCGCCGAGCGGTACCTGGCGGCGGTCGACGCCGTCGCCACCGGCCGTCCCGCCCCCGCCTGCTGGCGGCCCCTCTTCCACTCGCGGCGCCATCCCGGCGTACGGCCGCTGCAGTTCGCACTGGCCGGGATCAACGCCCACATCGGCCACGACCTCGCCCTCGCGGTGGTCGACGCCTGCCGGATCCTGGAGTGCGCACCCGCCGACCTGGAGGACGAGTTCGACCGGGTCGGCGACATCCTCGTCCTCCTGGAGGAGCGCATCCGGGAGGAACTGATGCCGGGCCCGGACCTCCTGGAGGTCGCGGACCCGCTGACGCATCTGCTCGGCTGCTGGAGCCTGGACCGGGCCCGCGACGGGGCCTGGTTCGCCGCGCGCTCGCTCTGGCAGCTGCGCGGCCTTCCCGAGCTGGCCGAGGAGTTCACCGAACGCCTCGACCGCTCGGTGGGCCTGGTGGGACGGATGCTCCTCACGCCCCTGACCAGGCCCTAG
- a CDS encoding uracil-xanthine permease family protein has protein sequence MNLGVRWTLHGDGKTPAPGAVVRPDERLSWPRTVGLGAQHVVAMFGASFVAPVLMGLDPNLAIMMSGVATVIFLLATRGTVPSYLGCSLSFVGVAAAIRASGGTSATVTGAVLVVGAVLFLAGLAVRKFGARIIHAAMPPIVTGAVVMLIGFNLAPVTAATYWPQDQWTALLVMLFTGLAVVCLRGFWSRIAIFLGLIFGYGISWIFDLVFGQIHSMSASGQVTDHWRLDLSGVSQADWIGLPSFHGPSFEWSAILVALPVVIALIAENAGHVKAVGEMTGDSLDDKLGTAIAADGAASMLSTAVGGPPNTTYSENIGVMAATRVYSTAAYWAAAGFALLFGLCPKFGAVVAAIPGGVLGGITVILYGMIGLLGAQIWINAKVDLRNPLNLVPAAAGIIIGVGGVKLTFTDTFELGGIALGTIVVITGYHVLRAFAPAHLKQQEPLLDSGTSSYESTSSEEPLSKN, from the coding sequence ATGAACCTCGGCGTGCGCTGGACCTTGCACGGCGACGGGAAGACACCCGCTCCCGGAGCCGTCGTCCGCCCGGACGAACGGCTCTCCTGGCCCCGTACGGTCGGCCTCGGCGCCCAGCACGTGGTCGCGATGTTCGGTGCGTCCTTCGTCGCTCCGGTGCTCATGGGTCTGGACCCCAACCTCGCGATCATGATGTCCGGTGTCGCGACCGTGATCTTCCTCCTCGCGACCCGCGGCACCGTCCCCTCCTACCTGGGCTGCTCACTCTCCTTCGTCGGCGTCGCCGCCGCGATCCGGGCGTCCGGCGGCACCAGCGCCACCGTGACCGGCGCGGTCCTGGTCGTCGGCGCGGTGCTCTTCCTCGCGGGTCTGGCGGTCCGGAAGTTCGGCGCGCGGATCATCCACGCGGCGATGCCGCCGATCGTGACCGGCGCCGTCGTCATGCTGATCGGCTTCAACCTGGCCCCGGTCACCGCGGCGACGTACTGGCCGCAGGACCAGTGGACGGCCCTCCTCGTGATGCTGTTCACCGGCCTCGCCGTCGTCTGTCTGCGCGGCTTCTGGTCCCGGATCGCGATCTTCCTCGGCCTGATCTTCGGCTACGGCATCTCGTGGATCTTCGACCTGGTCTTCGGCCAGATCCACTCGATGTCCGCGAGCGGCCAGGTCACCGACCACTGGCGGCTCGACCTCTCCGGCGTCTCCCAGGCCGACTGGATCGGCCTGCCCTCGTTCCACGGCCCGAGCTTCGAGTGGTCCGCGATCCTGGTCGCGCTGCCCGTCGTCATCGCCCTGATCGCCGAGAACGCCGGGCACGTCAAGGCCGTCGGCGAGATGACCGGCGACTCGCTCGACGACAAGCTCGGCACGGCGATCGCCGCCGACGGCGCCGCCTCGATGCTCTCCACGGCCGTGGGCGGCCCGCCGAACACCACGTACTCCGAGAACATCGGCGTCATGGCCGCCACCCGGGTCTACTCCACGGCCGCCTACTGGGCCGCCGCCGGCTTCGCCCTGCTCTTCGGCCTCTGCCCGAAGTTCGGCGCGGTCGTCGCCGCCATCCCCGGCGGTGTCCTCGGCGGCATCACCGTGATCCTCTACGGCATGATCGGCCTGCTCGGCGCCCAGATCTGGATCAACGCCAAGGTGGACCTGCGCAACCCGCTCAACCTGGTGCCGGCCGCCGCCGGCATCATCATCGGCGTCGGCGGGGTGAAGCTGACCTTCACGGACACCTTCGAGCTGGGCGGCATCGCGCTCGGCACGATCGTCGTCATCACCGGCTACCACGTGCTGCGGGCCTTCGCCCCGGCCCACCTCAAGCAGCAGGAGCCTCTGCTCGACTCCGGCACCAGCTCGTACGAGAGCACTTCCAGCGAGGAGCCGCTGTCGAAGAACTGA
- a CDS encoding MFS transporter, which translates to MAAETVSSIDRLRRARFAVAAVFCVHGAVTGSFATRIPWIQEHAGVSAGQLGLALAFPALGASVAMPLAGAVSHRFGARTALRGLLALWTLALTLPSLAPNIWGLCAALFVYGATAGMSDVAMNALGVETENRLGKSIMSSLHGMWSAGALVGSAAGTVAAHLGGDARLHHLIAALVLTALGLFFCQGVLDMRSTPDEEPPPRFSLPPKSALVIGAIGFCAVFAEGASLDWSAVYLRDELGSSAGLAAASTTAFALTMTVARLAGDRVVDRFGAVRTVRVGGAVATLGGVLVVLAPHAAVAMAGFGLIGLGVAVVVPLAFAAAGRSGPNPSQAIAGVATITYTSGLIAPSAIGGIADATSLVFSFGLVTLLALGLVLGAGVLRSGGAGGREPASAKPAPEKTPGPVG; encoded by the coding sequence ATGGCGGCGGAGACCGTCTCCAGCATCGATCGCCTGCGGCGCGCGCGTTTCGCCGTCGCCGCCGTCTTCTGCGTCCACGGCGCCGTGACCGGCAGTTTCGCCACCCGTATCCCCTGGATCCAGGAGCACGCGGGCGTGAGCGCCGGACAGCTCGGGCTCGCGCTCGCCTTCCCCGCCCTCGGCGCCTCCGTCGCCATGCCGCTCGCCGGGGCCGTCTCCCACCGCTTCGGTGCCCGCACGGCCCTGCGCGGACTGCTCGCCCTGTGGACGCTCGCCCTGACGCTGCCCTCACTCGCGCCCAACATCTGGGGCCTGTGCGCCGCGCTCTTCGTGTACGGCGCGACCGCCGGCATGTCCGACGTGGCGATGAACGCGCTCGGGGTGGAGACCGAGAACCGGCTCGGCAAGTCCATCATGTCGAGCCTGCACGGCATGTGGAGCGCGGGCGCCCTCGTCGGTTCCGCGGCCGGCACGGTCGCCGCGCACCTCGGCGGCGACGCCCGCCTCCACCATCTGATCGCGGCCCTGGTCCTCACCGCCCTCGGCCTGTTCTTCTGCCAGGGCGTCCTCGACATGCGCAGCACTCCGGACGAGGAGCCGCCGCCGCGCTTCTCCCTTCCGCCGAAGTCCGCACTGGTCATCGGCGCGATCGGCTTCTGCGCGGTGTTCGCGGAGGGCGCCAGCCTCGACTGGTCGGCCGTCTACCTCCGGGACGAGCTGGGCAGCTCCGCGGGGCTCGCGGCCGCCTCCACGACCGCCTTCGCCCTGACGATGACCGTCGCACGGCTGGCGGGCGACCGGGTCGTGGACCGCTTCGGCGCGGTCCGTACCGTACGGGTCGGGGGCGCCGTCGCCACCCTCGGCGGTGTCCTGGTCGTCCTCGCCCCGCACGCCGCCGTCGCGATGGCCGGATTCGGTCTCATCGGACTCGGGGTCGCTGTCGTCGTCCCGCTCGCCTTCGCCGCGGCCGGGCGCAGCGGCCCGAACCCCAGCCAGGCCATCGCGGGCGTCGCCACCATCACGTACACCTCGGGACTCATCGCGCCCTCGGCGATCGGCGGCATCGCGGACGCGACCTCCCTGGTCTTCTCGTTCGGCCTGGTCACCCTGCTCGCGCTGGGGCTCGTCCTCGGCGCGGGCGTCCTCAGGTCCGGTGGTGCCGGCGGGCGGGAGCCGGCGTCGGCGAAGCCCGCTCCGGAGAAGACCCCGGGCCCGGTCGGCTAA
- a CDS encoding ROK family transcriptional regulator translates to MAASPSTARAINDRFALRLLQDEGPLTATQLKTLTGLSRPTVADLVERLQGSGLVHVVGESGAERRGPNAKLYGLVADRAHLAALDVRTSSVSVTVADLLGTTLAEASVPVGDDSGTGPAVEKAVALLERTVKEAGADRLHTVAVGAPGLIDPATGELRDSSGLPAWHRRLVGVLQERLPAHVLVENETNLAAVAELREGAARDREDFVLLWLGQGVGAAVVLDGRLRRGASGGAGEIGFLPVPGTSGVPSSTGCDGGFHELACAAAVETLAAAHGLAPAEALASDHAPFLDALARRLAIGAAAVASVLDPGCVVLAGETGHQGGAGLAARVEAELATLSPLRTEVRPTALGDAAVLRGALLLARDAAQDALFGAPTVGL, encoded by the coding sequence ATGGCCGCATCCCCGAGCACCGCACGAGCCATCAACGACCGGTTCGCCCTGCGACTGCTCCAGGACGAAGGCCCGTTGACGGCCACTCAGCTGAAGACCCTCACCGGACTCTCCCGGCCCACCGTCGCCGACCTCGTCGAGCGCCTCCAGGGCTCCGGGCTCGTCCATGTCGTCGGGGAGTCCGGAGCCGAGCGCCGGGGCCCCAACGCCAAGCTGTACGGACTCGTCGCCGACCGGGCGCACCTCGCCGCCCTCGACGTACGCACCAGCTCCGTCTCCGTCACCGTCGCCGACCTGCTCGGCACCACCCTCGCCGAGGCCTCCGTACCCGTCGGCGACGACAGCGGCACCGGACCCGCCGTCGAGAAGGCGGTCGCGCTCCTGGAGCGCACCGTGAAGGAGGCCGGCGCAGACCGGCTGCACACCGTGGCCGTCGGCGCCCCCGGCCTCATCGACCCGGCCACCGGCGAACTCCGCGACTCCTCGGGACTGCCCGCCTGGCACCGGCGGCTCGTCGGCGTCCTCCAGGAACGGCTCCCCGCCCACGTCCTCGTCGAGAACGAGACCAACCTCGCCGCCGTCGCCGAACTGCGCGAGGGCGCGGCCCGCGACCGCGAGGACTTCGTCCTCCTCTGGCTCGGCCAGGGCGTCGGCGCCGCGGTCGTCCTCGACGGGCGGCTGCGCCGCGGAGCCTCGGGCGGCGCGGGCGAGATCGGCTTCCTGCCGGTACCCGGCACCTCGGGGGTCCCCTCGTCCACCGGCTGCGACGGCGGCTTCCACGAGCTGGCCTGCGCGGCCGCCGTCGAGACCCTCGCCGCCGCGCACGGCCTGGCCCCGGCGGAGGCCCTCGCCTCGGACCACGCCCCCTTCCTCGACGCCCTCGCCCGACGCCTCGCCATCGGCGCGGCCGCGGTCGCCTCCGTCCTGGACCCCGGCTGCGTGGTCCTCGCCGGGGAGACCGGCCACCAGGGCGGCGCCGGACTCGCCGCGCGCGTGGAGGCCGAACTCGCCACCCTCTCCCCCTTGCGTACGGAGGTCCGCCCGACCGCCCTGGGCGACGCGGCGGTTCTGCGCGGCGCCCTGCTCCTCGCCCGGGACGCGGCGCAGGACGCGCTCTTCGGAGCGCCGACGGTGGGACTCTAG
- a CDS encoding SDR family oxidoreductase, whose amino-acid sequence MSTILVTGGTGTLGRPVCERLRADGHEVRVLSRHSPPYAVDLRQGGPLLDRAVDGVDTVVHCSNILRGDKDAARLLIEAAQRAEVPHLLYISIIGVDRVPLGYYRTKYAVERMIQGSGLGWTLLRTTQFHDLVLQLLQGLAKPPVMLLPKDVRDQPLEVAEAAARLAELAAGPPAGRVEDMAGPEIRTFVELARSYLRASGRRRRLVEVPLPGKVYRGLRRGEHLAPDRAVGRVTFDEFLAGRFGGPGGPAAGA is encoded by the coding sequence ATGAGCACGATCCTGGTGACCGGCGGCACGGGGACCCTCGGCCGGCCCGTCTGCGAGCGTCTGCGCGCCGACGGCCACGAGGTACGGGTCCTCAGCAGGCACTCCCCGCCGTACGCGGTCGACCTGCGGCAGGGCGGGCCGCTGCTCGACCGGGCGGTCGACGGGGTGGACACGGTCGTCCACTGCAGCAACATCCTGCGCGGCGACAAGGACGCGGCCCGCCTCCTGATCGAGGCGGCGCAGCGCGCCGAGGTGCCGCACCTGCTGTACATCTCGATCATCGGCGTCGACCGGGTACCGCTCGGCTACTACCGCACCAAGTACGCCGTGGAGCGCATGATCCAGGGCTCGGGCCTCGGCTGGACGCTGCTGCGCACCACCCAGTTCCACGACCTGGTCCTCCAGCTGCTCCAGGGCCTGGCCAAGCCGCCCGTGATGCTGCTGCCCAAGGACGTGCGGGACCAGCCGCTGGAAGTGGCGGAGGCGGCCGCGCGCCTCGCCGAGCTGGCCGCGGGGCCGCCGGCGGGCCGGGTGGAGGACATGGCCGGCCCCGAGATCCGGACCTTCGTCGAGCTGGCCCGCTCCTACCTGCGGGCGAGCGGGCGCCGGCGCCGCCTCGTCGAGGTGCCGCTGCCGGGCAAGGTCTACCGGGGACTGCGGCGCGGCGAGCACCTGGCGCCGGACCGCGCGGTGGGCCGGGTGACCTTCGACGAGTTCCTGGCGGGACGGTTCGGCGGACCGGGCGGCCCGGCGGCGGGCGCCTGA
- a CDS encoding chitinase C-terminal domain-containing protein, with translation MLSPTAKRASLLSSGAAVAGLLLSSLSGGVSYAADNESCRPDGLYKTPGVDVPYCSVYDTEGREKMGADHQRRVIGYFTGWRDGKNGQPAYLAKDIPWEKITHINYAFGHIGGDNKLSVGKDGPNNAATGMTWPGVAGAEMDPAYAYKGHFNLLNKFKKQHPNVKTLISVGGWAETGGYFADNGDRVDSGGFYSMATNADGSVNQAGIDTFAASSVDFIRKYGFNGVDIDYEYPTTMKDAGNPLDWQLANARRAGLVQGYAALMKSLREKLDVAGAADGKHYLLTVAAPSSGYLLRGMETFQMQKYLDYVNIMSYDLHGAWNEYVGPNASLFDDGKDGELAAANVYGSAQYGNIGYLNTDWAYHYFRGSMPAGRINIGLPYYTRGHKNVQGGTDGLWGKASATTCPAGAGLTKCGDGATGIDNLWHDKDTNGVESPAGSNPMWHAKNLEKGIVGDYVTQYGFPANTTLTGTYARKYDSTLVAPWLWNAQKKVFLSTEDEQSVAAKADYVVNKGIGGTMVWEMAGDYAWNATKGQYEMGSTLTSLMYDKFKAATPYGAKKSNATLPTQAVKIDAQFTEFKLGDSNYPITPKIKITNNTAATLPGGTEFQFDYGTSAPANASDQSGFGTKVISSDHTGSNVGGLKGDFHRVSLKLPAWQSLAPGATVDLAFNYYLPVSTPSNWTVNINGTTYALAGDLARGTTVVEPGTTTPPTTPPTTPPTTPPTTPPTTPPTTPPTTPPTGCGTVPAYVASTVYNAGNEVSHNGRKYKAQWWTQNEAPGTTGEWGVWKDLGPC, from the coding sequence GTGTTGTCCCCCACCGCGAAAAGAGCCTCGCTGCTCTCCTCCGGCGCAGCCGTCGCCGGGCTGCTGCTCAGCTCGCTCTCCGGCGGCGTCTCGTACGCGGCCGACAACGAGTCCTGTCGCCCCGACGGGCTTTACAAGACCCCGGGCGTCGACGTCCCGTACTGCTCGGTCTACGACACCGAGGGCCGCGAGAAGATGGGCGCGGACCACCAGCGCCGGGTCATCGGCTACTTCACCGGCTGGCGCGACGGCAAGAACGGCCAGCCCGCGTACCTGGCCAAGGACATCCCGTGGGAGAAGATCACCCACATCAACTACGCCTTCGGCCACATCGGCGGCGACAACAAGCTCTCCGTCGGCAAGGACGGTCCGAACAACGCGGCCACCGGGATGACCTGGCCCGGTGTCGCCGGCGCCGAGATGGACCCCGCGTACGCCTACAAGGGCCACTTCAACCTGCTCAACAAGTTCAAGAAGCAGCACCCGAACGTGAAGACCCTGATCTCGGTCGGCGGCTGGGCCGAGACCGGCGGCTACTTCGCGGACAACGGTGACCGGGTCGACTCCGGCGGCTTCTACTCGATGGCCACCAACGCCGACGGTTCGGTCAACCAGGCCGGGATCGACACCTTCGCCGCCTCGTCCGTCGACTTCATCCGCAAGTACGGCTTCAACGGCGTCGACATCGACTACGAGTACCCGACGACCATGAAGGACGCCGGAAACCCGCTCGACTGGCAGCTCGCCAACGCGCGCCGCGCCGGACTCGTGCAGGGCTACGCGGCCCTCATGAAGTCCCTGCGCGAGAAGCTGGACGTGGCGGGCGCCGCCGACGGCAAGCACTACCTGCTGACCGTCGCCGCCCCCTCCTCCGGCTACCTGCTGCGGGGCATGGAGACCTTCCAGATGCAGAAGTATCTGGACTACGTCAACATCATGTCGTACGACCTGCACGGCGCCTGGAACGAGTACGTCGGGCCCAACGCCTCCCTCTTCGACGACGGCAAGGACGGCGAGCTCGCCGCCGCCAACGTCTACGGATCGGCGCAGTACGGCAACATCGGGTACCTCAACACCGACTGGGCGTACCACTACTTCCGCGGCTCGATGCCGGCCGGCCGCATCAACATCGGCCTGCCCTACTACACCCGCGGCCACAAGAACGTGCAGGGCGGCACCGACGGTCTGTGGGGCAAGGCCTCCGCGACCACCTGCCCGGCCGGAGCCGGTCTGACCAAGTGCGGTGACGGCGCCACCGGCATCGACAACCTGTGGCACGACAAGGACACCAACGGTGTCGAGTCGCCCGCCGGCTCCAACCCGATGTGGCACGCCAAGAACCTCGAGAAGGGGATCGTCGGCGACTACGTCACCCAGTACGGCTTCCCGGCGAACACCACCCTGACCGGCACCTACGCCCGCAAGTACGACTCGACCCTGGTCGCGCCGTGGCTGTGGAACGCACAGAAGAAGGTCTTCCTCTCCACCGAGGACGAGCAGTCGGTGGCCGCCAAGGCCGACTACGTGGTCAACAAGGGCATCGGCGGCACCATGGTCTGGGAGATGGCCGGCGACTACGCCTGGAACGCCACCAAGGGCCAGTACGAGATGGGCTCGACGCTCACCTCGCTGATGTACGACAAGTTCAAGGCGGCCACCCCGTACGGCGCGAAGAAGTCCAACGCGACCCTGCCGACCCAGGCCGTGAAGATCGACGCGCAGTTCACCGAGTTCAAGCTGGGCGACTCGAACTACCCGATCACCCCGAAGATCAAGATCACCAACAACACCGCGGCCACCCTCCCCGGCGGCACGGAGTTCCAGTTCGACTACGGCACCTCGGCCCCGGCCAACGCCTCCGACCAGTCGGGCTTCGGCACGAAGGTGATCAGCAGCGACCACACGGGCAGCAACGTGGGCGGCCTGAAGGGCGACTTCCACCGCGTCTCCCTGAAGCTCCCGGCCTGGCAGTCGCTGGCCCCGGGCGCCACGGTCGACCTGGCGTTCAACTACTACCTGCCGGTGTCCACCCCCTCCAACTGGACGGTGAACATCAACGGCACGACGTACGCCCTCGCCGGTGACCTGGCGCGCGGCACGACGGTGGTCGAGCCGGGCACGACGACCCCGCCGACCACCCCGCCGACCACGCCTCCCACCACGCCGCCGACGACCCCGCCGACGACTCCCCCGACCACGCCTCCGACGACGCCGCCCACGGGCTGCGGCACGGTCCCGGCGTACGTGGCCAGCACCGTCTACAACGCGGGCAACGAGGTCTCCCACAACGGCCGCAAGTACAAGGCCCAGTGGTGGACCCAGAACGAGGCGCCGGGCACGACCGGCGAGTGGGGCGTCTGGAAGGACCTCGGTCCCTGCTGA